In Blastopirellula sp. J2-11, a single genomic region encodes these proteins:
- a CDS encoding DUF1559 domain-containing protein, whose amino-acid sequence MNRSNRFRDGFTLVELLVVIAIIGILIALLLPAVQMAREAARRMQCSNNLRQLGLALHNHHDVLGWFPPSALEDTLRISPQGRLLPYLEQSALYDIIDWNQGWEQTVHDPIRQTQVSQFMCPSWGRSDATYYYENGGWAYGEGEKITHYVGVMGAKGAIMDTSEDYEYLDEGSLGGFATNGAIIRNKGLKARDFLDGLSNTFIVGEIAWDFGDEIEAWLGGLSPGHTNAMVSKNLNYPLNSYRYDPSLNFRDLNDISFGSMHPGGAHFAKTDGSVQFYSETTNLSILKALASRADQEVINNGAL is encoded by the coding sequence ATGAATCGATCAAATAGATTTCGAGATGGTTTTACACTTGTAGAATTGTTAGTTGTCATTGCGATTATAGGTATCTTGATCGCGTTGCTTTTGCCGGCCGTACAAATGGCCCGCGAAGCGGCGCGTCGAATGCAGTGCTCGAATAATCTGCGCCAATTGGGACTGGCGCTGCACAATCATCATGACGTGCTCGGGTGGTTTCCGCCTTCTGCTTTGGAAGATACGCTCCGCATTAGTCCGCAAGGGCGTTTGCTTCCTTATCTCGAACAGTCAGCGTTGTACGACATTATTGATTGGAATCAGGGGTGGGAGCAAACAGTTCATGATCCAATTCGGCAGACGCAAGTATCGCAGTTCATGTGCCCTTCTTGGGGCAGATCTGACGCGACGTACTACTATGAAAATGGGGGTTGGGCGTATGGCGAAGGCGAAAAGATCACGCATTACGTGGGCGTGATGGGCGCCAAAGGTGCGATCATGGATACCAGTGAAGACTACGAATATCTCGACGAAGGTTCTCTCGGGGGCTTCGCTACCAACGGGGCGATTATCCGGAACAAAGGCTTGAAGGCGAGAGACTTCCTGGATGGGTTAAGCAACACGTTTATTGTCGGCGAGATTGCGTGGGATTTCGGTGACGAAATTGAAGCTTGGCTTGGAGGATTAAGTCCTGGTCACACCAATGCGATGGTGAGTAAGAACCTCAACTACCCATTGAATTCGTACCGCTATGATCCAAGCCTCAATTTTCGTGACCTGAACGATATCAGCTTTGGCAGCATGCATCCCGGCGGCGCACATTTCGCCAAAACCGACGGAAGCGTGCAGTTCTACTCCGAAACGACCAATCTAAGCATCCTGAAAGCTTTGGCAAGCCGCGCTGACCAAGAGGTGATCAACAATGGGGCGCTTTAA
- a CDS encoding sodium:solute symporter family transporter produces MQRLELSGVGVDVIDIVIVVGYLLLTMAIGLGLSGRASKNLDSYFLGGRTLPWWLLGLSGTACYFDVAGVMWMIGIFYVMGQQFVWPQFMWGCVPMLACFATFMGKWLRRSGARTGAEWMAIRFGEDWGGETARSAYAVMAVVIAIAFTGFSEYGCGTFFSVFWPAPASLDGTLAGQYWPHVLAIGLMALTAVYTIASGMVGVGFTGLAQFIIMIFGSTVLIIQAIRLGSYEQIAAEVPPAWFQFTPAWNWPRLGEWELTSAWVALAPITLTWVVKGMALGMGGPQQLYDLQRFLAAKSPREASLAGMIWGAGLVPMFMVAAAVGVFGLVQWGGRIENPEQLYPVVIGTVLPAGLKGVVLAGLLSAFMSTFSATVNAGASYLTLDIYKKYFDPHASDRRIIYVSRLFSLAIVVAGITVGVAADDINAIFEWIMMVLGIGVLAPNILRWFWWRFNGFGFAVGTLCGVIVAILFSFIAPDAPAHLRFFVLLTVSTVSSILAALCTEPTERSVLIDFYRKVRPAGFWGPVREAVDRQNAAFQESFAWDLFAAAVTAVAFQSLYLISTYAVAHMWTSAAIALATLAGSVVVLYFVWYRRLPAVDEEEETENRHAIEVQAANGFSLQEDPK; encoded by the coding sequence ATGCAGCGACTTGAGTTAAGCGGCGTCGGCGTCGACGTCATCGATATTGTCATCGTGGTTGGCTACTTGTTGCTTACCATGGCGATCGGATTGGGGCTTTCGGGCCGCGCATCGAAGAATCTAGACTCCTACTTCCTGGGAGGTCGGACGTTGCCGTGGTGGCTGCTAGGGCTGTCTGGCACGGCCTGTTATTTCGACGTGGCCGGCGTTATGTGGATGATCGGCATCTTTTATGTGATGGGGCAGCAGTTCGTCTGGCCGCAGTTCATGTGGGGATGCGTTCCGATGTTGGCCTGCTTCGCTACATTCATGGGAAAGTGGCTGCGTCGCAGCGGCGCTCGTACCGGCGCTGAATGGATGGCGATTCGTTTTGGCGAAGATTGGGGAGGCGAAACCGCCCGGTCCGCCTACGCCGTCATGGCCGTGGTGATTGCGATCGCCTTCACCGGTTTTTCGGAGTATGGTTGTGGAACGTTCTTCAGCGTCTTTTGGCCGGCGCCGGCGAGTCTGGATGGCACACTCGCCGGACAGTATTGGCCCCATGTGTTGGCGATTGGTTTGATGGCGCTCACGGCGGTCTATACGATTGCTTCTGGGATGGTCGGCGTCGGCTTTACCGGCCTGGCGCAGTTCATCATTATGATCTTCGGCTCGACGGTATTGATTATTCAAGCGATCCGGCTTGGCTCTTACGAACAAATCGCCGCCGAAGTGCCGCCGGCTTGGTTTCAATTTACGCCGGCTTGGAACTGGCCGCGACTGGGAGAATGGGAACTAACGTCCGCATGGGTCGCGTTGGCCCCGATTACGCTGACCTGGGTTGTTAAGGGAATGGCGCTGGGGATGGGAGGTCCGCAGCAGTTGTACGATTTGCAACGTTTTCTCGCGGCAAAATCGCCACGCGAAGCGAGCTTGGCCGGCATGATTTGGGGGGCCGGATTGGTTCCGATGTTTATGGTCGCGGCGGCCGTCGGCGTATTCGGCTTGGTGCAGTGGGGCGGAAGAATCGAAAACCCGGAACAACTGTACCCGGTCGTCATCGGCACGGTTTTACCTGCTGGGCTGAAAGGCGTCGTCCTCGCCGGGTTGCTGTCGGCGTTCATGTCGACTTTTTCGGCAACCGTTAACGCCGGCGCCTCTTACCTGACGCTTGACATCTATAAGAAATATTTCGACCCGCATGCGAGCGACCGCCGCATCATCTACGTCAGTCGTCTGTTTAGTTTGGCGATTGTGGTCGCCGGAATCACGGTCGGCGTTGCGGCGGACGATATCAACGCCATTTTTGAGTGGATCATGATGGTGTTAGGCATCGGCGTACTGGCGCCAAACATCCTGCGTTGGTTTTGGTGGAGGTTTAACGGTTTCGGTTTCGCCGTCGGCACGCTATGCGGCGTCATCGTTGCGATTCTATTTTCGTTCATTGCCCCTGATGCGCCGGCGCATCTCCGCTTTTTCGTGCTCTTGACTGTCAGTACCGTATCCAGCATTTTGGCGGCGCTCTGTACCGAGCCGACCGAGCGATCCGTTTTGATTGACTTTTACCGCAAGGTTCGACCGGCCGGATTTTGGGGACCGGTGCGTGAAGCAGTGGATCGCCAGAACGCGGCCTTTCAGGAATCTTTCGCATGGGATTTGTTCGCTGCCGCGGTGACGGCCGTCGCCTTTCAGTCGCTCTATCTTATTTCAACCTACGCCGTCGCGCACATGTGGACATCGGCTGCAATTGCTCTGGCGACGCTCGCCGGAAGCGTGGTTGTTCTGTACTTCGTTTGGTA
- a CDS encoding alpha/beta hydrolase family protein has translation MLRQSSRRQFLHSTAAAALGATIAQQWWASGALAQPQPAELSPLNRFPRMMQEYYVDRMLAFHDKRIARLDAIKTKSDAEAYVQSCQTRVRECMGPQPDKTPLNPQITGVVERDGYRIEKLIFESRPGFFVTSNLYIPTNVQGPCPAVVGTCGHSHNGKAETAYQSFSQGLARQGYVCLIFDPIGQGERLQFVDEQLKSHVGVGVQEHLLAGNQQFLVGESFSMWRAWDGMRALDYLLTREEVDPTQIGVTGNSGGGTMTTLLSGIDPRWAMSAPSCYVTSFVRNLENELPADTEQCPPNALALGLDHEDFLAALAPKPVIILAKEQDFFDVRGAEEAYDRLKRLYSKLGKEENIGLFVGPTRHGFTQENREAMYGWFNGVTGADNGSAEPELTIEKDETLWCASNGQVSSLNSKTVPQFTRELAQTLAEKRGEATGDQLKTLVKNWLGDRTPSTDPHYRILRNRSDRKYPRKYFATYAVESEPGVQAIVYRINDDMHFSRPAKNSKQAILYVSHHSADAELRGNEMLNQTISDHPSTPVYTLDVRGVGESQPNTAGTNSYLSAYGCDYLYAIHGVMFGDAYPRQRTFDVLTVLNWLNLFDHQEIHLIASGWGAIPATFAAVLHPSVKQVTLQHALTSYTDLASAETYHWPLSSMAPGILQQFDLTDCYRYLKSKGLKQIDPWGPEADKTHS, from the coding sequence ATGCTACGACAATCTTCGCGACGCCAATTTCTTCATTCCACCGCCGCCGCCGCACTTGGAGCGACAATCGCACAGCAGTGGTGGGCAAGCGGCGCTCTCGCTCAGCCGCAGCCGGCGGAATTGTCGCCGCTCAATCGGTTTCCCCGCATGATGCAGGAGTACTACGTCGATCGGATGCTAGCGTTTCACGATAAGCGGATCGCACGACTTGACGCGATCAAAACGAAATCGGACGCCGAGGCATATGTACAATCGTGCCAGACGCGCGTTCGAGAATGCATGGGGCCGCAGCCCGACAAGACTCCGCTCAATCCACAGATTACCGGAGTCGTGGAACGGGACGGGTACCGCATTGAAAAATTGATCTTTGAGAGCCGGCCAGGTTTCTTCGTAACGTCCAATCTCTACATCCCAACGAATGTCCAAGGGCCGTGTCCCGCTGTGGTTGGCACGTGTGGACATTCGCACAACGGCAAAGCCGAAACAGCCTATCAGTCATTCTCTCAGGGGCTCGCCAGACAAGGCTACGTCTGTCTGATCTTCGATCCCATTGGGCAGGGTGAGCGGCTTCAGTTTGTGGATGAACAGCTCAAGTCGCACGTTGGCGTAGGCGTTCAAGAGCATTTGCTAGCTGGAAATCAACAGTTTCTGGTTGGCGAATCGTTCAGCATGTGGCGCGCGTGGGACGGCATGCGGGCGCTTGACTATCTACTGACGCGCGAAGAAGTCGACCCGACGCAAATCGGCGTGACAGGAAACTCAGGCGGAGGAACCATGACCACGTTGCTCAGCGGGATCGATCCGCGCTGGGCGATGTCGGCCCCGTCCTGCTATGTGACATCCTTCGTCCGAAACCTTGAGAATGAACTGCCTGCTGATACCGAACAATGTCCTCCCAACGCGCTCGCATTGGGACTCGATCACGAGGACTTTTTGGCCGCCTTGGCTCCCAAGCCGGTGATTATTCTGGCCAAGGAGCAAGACTTCTTCGACGTTCGTGGCGCTGAAGAGGCCTACGATCGACTCAAACGCCTGTATAGCAAACTTGGCAAAGAAGAAAATATTGGACTATTCGTCGGTCCCACGCGCCACGGTTTCACGCAGGAGAATCGAGAAGCGATGTACGGTTGGTTCAACGGCGTGACCGGCGCGGACAACGGATCGGCGGAGCCGGAATTGACGATCGAGAAAGACGAAACTCTCTGGTGCGCTTCCAACGGACAAGTCAGTTCGCTGAACTCGAAAACCGTTCCGCAGTTTACCCGTGAGTTGGCGCAGACGCTCGCCGAGAAAAGAGGCGAAGCTACTGGCGATCAACTAAAAACGTTGGTGAAAAACTGGCTCGGCGATCGCACCCCATCGACGGATCCGCATTATCGCATTCTCCGGAACCGGAGTGATCGCAAGTATCCTCGCAAGTACTTCGCTACCTATGCCGTGGAGTCCGAGCCCGGCGTTCAGGCGATCGTCTATCGGATTAATGACGATATGCACTTCTCACGCCCGGCAAAAAACTCCAAGCAGGCCATCCTTTATGTATCGCATCACTCGGCCGATGCAGAGCTGCGCGGGAATGAAATGCTAAACCAGACAATTAGCGATCATCCGAGCACGCCGGTCTACACGCTTGATGTCCGCGGCGTGGGAGAATCACAGCCCAATACGGCGGGGACGAATTCGTACCTCAGCGCCTATGGTTGTGACTATCTCTATGCAATTCATGGAGTCATGTTCGGTGACGCTTATCCACGTCAGCGAACATTCGACGTGCTGACGGTATTGAACTGGTTAAATTTGTTCGATCATCAAGAGATTCATTTGATCGCAAGCGGCTGGGGAGCTATCCCGGCGACATTCGCCGCCGTTCTGCACCCCAGCGTCAAACAGGTTACTCTGCAGCACGCGCTGACTTCGTACACCGACCTCGCGTCGGCGGAAACGTACCACTGGCCGCTGTCATCCATGGCGCCTGGAATTCTTCAGCAGTTCGATCTAACCGATTGTTATCGATATCTAAAATCGAAAGGTCTGAAGCAGATTGATCCATGGGGTCCAGAGGCGGACAAAACGCACTCCTGA
- a CDS encoding NAD-dependent epimerase/dehydratase family protein — protein sequence MTLLNSIPDTIENEPQLNEVLTRPSPELVEMMRGLDGNLLILGAGGKMGPTLALRAQRAIEAAQSQASIVAASRFSDPASREMLQAAGIRTECVDLLDRDSMARLPDAQNIIYLVGCKFGTSSNPAQTWAINTLVPGHAIERYPDARVVALSTGNVYPLMPVSGKGAAESQPIGPIGEYANAAVARERMFEYWSRQTGAAITQIRLNYATDIRYGVLTDIAIQVAADQPIDVTQGYLNCIWQGDANDAILRSLALAESPPRIMNLTGPEQVSVRSAAETFGRLLNRPVRITGSEAPNALLSDAAQYCRVLGPPLVSIDTIIRWTAHWIQMNGRLLNKPTHFEVRDGAF from the coding sequence ATGACTCTTTTGAACTCCATTCCTGATACGATCGAGAACGAACCGCAATTGAATGAGGTTCTGACCAGGCCATCGCCAGAGTTAGTGGAGATGATGCGCGGCTTGGACGGGAATCTTCTGATTCTCGGCGCCGGTGGAAAAATGGGGCCCACCCTGGCGCTGCGGGCGCAAAGGGCGATCGAAGCGGCTCAAAGTCAGGCCAGCATCGTCGCAGCAAGTCGGTTTTCTGATCCGGCTTCGCGTGAGATGCTGCAAGCGGCAGGCATTCGTACCGAATGTGTCGATCTGCTCGACCGCGATTCGATGGCGCGTCTTCCCGATGCTCAAAACATTATTTACCTGGTCGGGTGCAAGTTCGGTACGAGCAGTAACCCGGCACAGACTTGGGCGATCAACACGCTGGTCCCTGGACACGCGATTGAGCGATACCCGGACGCAAGGGTCGTCGCATTATCGACTGGAAATGTCTACCCGTTGATGCCGGTTTCCGGCAAAGGCGCTGCCGAATCGCAGCCGATCGGCCCTATTGGCGAATATGCCAACGCCGCGGTCGCGCGCGAGCGTATGTTTGAGTATTGGTCGCGTCAAACAGGGGCGGCCATTACGCAGATTCGCTTGAACTACGCAACCGATATCCGGTACGGCGTGTTGACGGATATCGCGATTCAAGTCGCGGCGGATCAGCCGATTGATGTGACGCAAGGATATCTCAACTGCATTTGGCAAGGCGATGCGAACGACGCCATATTGCGGTCGTTAGCGCTGGCCGAATCTCCGCCGCGAATCATGAATCTGACAGGTCCTGAGCAAGTTTCGGTAAGATCCGCCGCAGAAACTTTTGGGCGACTCTTGAATCGGCCAGTCCGGATCACTGGAAGCGAAGCGCCCAACGCCCTGTTGAGCGATGCTGCTCAATACTGCCGCGTCTTGGGGCCTCCTCTCGTATCAATCGACACCATCATTCGTTGGACGGCGCATTGGATCCAGATGAATGGACGGCTACTCAACAAGCCTACACATTTTGAGGTGCGTGATGGAGCCTTCTAA
- a CDS encoding xylose operon transcription regulator XylR, which produces MNSSLRVALLIETSREYGRGLLRGISRFQREHGPWSIYFQPRGANEPVPTWLSTWNGDGILARIEDRRMARAIQKTGVPAVDLRFAVPNLGMPGVGVDNLALVRLALDHFLDRGFTRFAFCGYPTGDFIWMDLRAKLFHDQVIQEGYRCEVFQQNLKTGKRLTWDQDQRQLIRWIRKLEKPVAIMACNDNRGQQLLDACRRADVDVPDNISVLGVDNDEFLCGLSTPPLSSIDINSERIGYYAAEVLQSMMNGDPAPSEPVLFPAEAVIARTSTDSFAVEDEEFAAVLRYLRENACKGIRMADITKATGMERRTIERRMKATLGRSPKDELMRIKIEESRQLLARTDMSIKNIAQAAGFSNSRYFSRVFQTRVGTTPNAYRKLAQEG; this is translated from the coding sequence TTGAATAGTTCACTACGGGTAGCGCTTTTAATCGAGACCTCACGAGAGTATGGACGCGGTTTGCTGCGCGGGATTAGTCGGTTTCAAAGAGAACATGGCCCTTGGTCGATCTACTTTCAGCCACGCGGCGCCAACGAACCGGTCCCAACTTGGCTTTCGACTTGGAATGGAGATGGGATCCTTGCGCGAATTGAGGACCGTCGAATGGCGCGGGCCATCCAGAAGACCGGCGTACCCGCAGTTGACTTACGGTTCGCGGTTCCGAATCTGGGGATGCCCGGCGTTGGAGTCGATAATCTCGCACTTGTTAGGCTGGCGCTAGACCACTTCCTGGATCGTGGATTTACCCGATTTGCATTTTGCGGGTATCCAACCGGCGACTTCATTTGGATGGACCTACGCGCTAAGCTGTTTCACGATCAGGTGATTCAAGAGGGCTACCGTTGCGAAGTTTTTCAACAAAATCTCAAGACAGGAAAACGACTAACCTGGGACCAGGATCAACGCCAACTCATTCGTTGGATTCGAAAATTAGAAAAACCGGTGGCGATCATGGCCTGCAACGACAATCGCGGGCAACAATTATTGGATGCATGTCGTCGCGCCGACGTGGATGTTCCGGATAACATCTCGGTATTGGGAGTCGACAATGACGAATTCCTTTGCGGACTCTCAACTCCTCCATTGAGCAGCATCGATATCAATTCAGAACGCATCGGCTATTACGCGGCCGAAGTTCTGCAATCGATGATGAACGGAGATCCGGCGCCTTCTGAGCCAGTATTGTTTCCCGCAGAAGCGGTCATTGCCCGCACTTCGACCGATAGTTTCGCGGTTGAAGACGAAGAGTTTGCCGCAGTGCTGAGGTACTTACGAGAGAATGCGTGCAAAGGGATCCGTATGGCGGATATTACCAAAGCCACCGGAATGGAACGGCGGACCATCGAGCGGCGAATGAAAGCGACCCTTGGGCGTTCGCCGAAAGACGAACTGATGCGGATCAAGATCGAAGAATCTCGACAACTGCTGGCTCGGACCGATATGTCGATCAAAAATATTGCCCAAGCCGCCGGGTTCTCGAATAGCCGTTACTTCAGCCGCGTGTTTCAAACCCGTGTCGGAACTACCCCCAACGCGTATCGCAAATTGGCTCAAGAGGGATAG
- a CDS encoding dihydrodipicolinate synthase family protein, which translates to MTSLHSQATIGNESYPLPPNWVVETLRAGIAIPAHPLALTDQLKLDDRKQRGLSRYYHAAGAKGLAVGVHTTQFEIRQPKHALLQPVLELAQETIVDCDERQGRKTVLIAGICGCERQAIEEARLARELGYHLGMVSLSALSNLDDQALVEHCRAIAHEIPIFGFYMQTAVGGRKLSVDFWRSLALIPNLIGIKIAPFDRYKTLDVLQAVTESGRGDKIVLYTGNDDNIVLDLLTKYTFFYEGRMESLRIVGGLLGHWACWTKRAVELLDTCKKTWDQQTVASDLLTLAGQVTDCNAALFDAKNNFHGCIPGVHYVLQQQGLLANLHCLDPKVGLSLGQREEINRVRASYPHLIDDAFVQENIDTWLT; encoded by the coding sequence ATGACGAGCCTTCACTCCCAGGCGACAATTGGGAATGAGAGTTATCCGCTGCCGCCAAATTGGGTTGTTGAGACGCTCCGCGCAGGAATCGCTATTCCGGCACATCCGCTGGCCCTAACCGATCAGTTGAAGCTGGATGATCGAAAGCAACGCGGGCTTTCTCGCTACTACCATGCGGCTGGCGCCAAAGGCCTCGCCGTGGGCGTTCATACGACACAATTTGAAATTCGGCAGCCAAAGCATGCGTTGCTGCAACCGGTGTTAGAACTTGCGCAGGAAACGATCGTTGATTGCGATGAAAGACAGGGCCGCAAAACAGTGTTGATCGCCGGGATCTGCGGTTGCGAACGCCAAGCGATTGAAGAAGCGCGTCTGGCGCGTGAACTTGGGTACCATCTCGGCATGGTTTCGTTGTCAGCGCTTTCCAACCTGGATGATCAGGCATTGGTCGAACATTGCCGAGCGATCGCGCACGAGATTCCAATTTTCGGATTCTATATGCAAACGGCCGTAGGGGGACGAAAACTGTCGGTCGATTTTTGGCGAAGTTTGGCCCTGATTCCCAATCTGATTGGAATTAAGATCGCCCCATTCGACCGCTACAAAACGCTGGATGTCCTTCAGGCAGTCACGGAATCGGGCCGTGGTGACAAGATCGTTCTGTACACAGGCAACGATGACAATATCGTACTGGACCTGCTCACCAAATATACCTTCTTCTACGAGGGACGCATGGAAAGCTTGCGAATCGTCGGAGGACTGCTAGGGCACTGGGCCTGCTGGACGAAGAGAGCCGTTGAACTTTTGGATACTTGTAAGAAGACCTGGGATCAACAGACAGTCGCATCCGATTTGTTGACATTAGCCGGTCAGGTGACCGATTGTAATGCGGCCTTGTTTGACGCCAAAAACAATTTTCACGGATGCATTCCCGGCGTTCACTACGTTTTGCAGCAGCAAGGCCTGTTAGCCAATCTCCACTGCCTCGATCCAAAAGTTGGACTATCGTTAGGCCAGCGTGAGGAGATCAATCGCGTTCGCGCTTCCTATCCTCATTTGATTGACGATGCTTTTGTACAAGAGAACATCGATACATGGTTGACCTAG
- a CDS encoding GntR family transcriptional regulator produces the protein MRNDVLNGFYKPGEAIRQEEVVARYQVSRTPVREALIHLEQEGLVVTTPNCGARVASQASDAIHGLLNPIRRTIEAHALRSYFDDLTEVDFHDWEQILDEMKNACVRREMSAIAEHDVAFHRSIIERANEPRLVKIWQTLVSQIQCYFLQSHAEYSDLMDIYREHKAILGVMRQGDRDAAVNYLADRIGDPIAEMVDQDYLSAFAGSRAK, from the coding sequence TTGCGGAATGACGTACTGAACGGATTTTATAAGCCTGGGGAAGCAATTCGTCAGGAAGAAGTGGTCGCTCGGTATCAGGTTAGTCGTACGCCGGTTCGCGAAGCGTTGATTCATCTTGAGCAAGAAGGCCTAGTTGTTACGACGCCGAATTGCGGCGCTCGTGTCGCCAGCCAAGCGTCCGACGCGATTCATGGACTTCTCAATCCTATTCGTCGCACGATAGAAGCGCATGCGTTGCGGTCTTACTTTGATGACCTGACGGAAGTGGATTTTCATGATTGGGAACAAATCCTAGACGAAATGAAAAATGCGTGCGTCCGTCGGGAGATGTCGGCAATTGCCGAGCATGATGTCGCATTTCACCGCTCCATCATCGAACGCGCGAACGAGCCCCGCCTTGTGAAGATATGGCAGACTCTGGTCAGTCAGATCCAGTGCTATTTTCTCCAGTCGCATGCGGAGTATTCCGATTTGATGGACATTTATCGTGAGCATAAAGCGATCCTCGGCGTCATGCGTCAGGGGGATCGCGACGCAGCGGTAAATTATTTAGCTGATCGGATTGGCGATCCGATCGCCGAGATGGTCGATCAAGATTATCTCTCTGCGTTTGCTGGTTCTCGCGCAAAGTAA
- a CDS encoding mandelate racemase/muconate lactonizing enzyme family protein: MKITRIECHVLLVPEFNEEACSSAQDNIVVQIHTDEGLVGVGETDTNPWVARECIRALGTHCMGLGLEQMLIGENPLEPERIWQKLYSGSKMTGRRGAVICAMGAIDMALWDLRGKALGKPVYELLGGAAKEKITPYASLIPSGRTLDEYCEGLIQSAKQAQAIGFKAGKMEVCVTGPYSHNGIQADDQAIIDLVAACRKAVGPDFTMMVDVAYCWPDAQTALRVIEELAPYDLFFVETPIDIDDLEGYAYLSERSPVPIAAGEWQNTHWEFLDLADRGKIQVLQPDVGRVGGFSEIRKVIDIAEQRDLLIVPHCWKSGIGIAASAHLAAATACCPFIEYLPESLCESVLRKELVSSGVRMENGFIPLPEQPGLGIELNMDAIERYSVDDVRGRGELTAAPFH, encoded by the coding sequence TTGAAGATTACGCGTATCGAATGCCATGTGTTGCTAGTTCCAGAATTCAATGAAGAAGCGTGCAGTTCCGCCCAGGATAATATCGTCGTGCAGATTCATACCGACGAAGGGCTCGTCGGCGTCGGTGAAACCGATACCAATCCCTGGGTCGCTCGCGAGTGCATTCGCGCCTTGGGAACGCATTGCATGGGATTGGGACTAGAGCAGATGCTCATCGGCGAGAACCCGTTGGAGCCGGAACGCATTTGGCAAAAGCTGTACTCCGGTTCAAAAATGACCGGTCGTCGCGGCGCCGTGATTTGTGCGATGGGCGCCATCGACATGGCGTTGTGGGACCTGCGGGGCAAAGCGCTCGGAAAGCCGGTTTATGAACTGCTGGGGGGCGCTGCGAAAGAGAAGATTACGCCGTATGCGAGCTTAATACCTTCCGGCCGCACGCTAGACGAATATTGCGAAGGATTGATCCAGAGCGCCAAACAAGCGCAAGCGATTGGTTTTAAAGCGGGCAAGATGGAAGTTTGCGTTACCGGCCCTTACTCACATAACGGAATTCAAGCGGACGATCAGGCAATCATTGATTTGGTCGCCGCATGTCGCAAAGCGGTTGGTCCTGACTTCACCATGATGGTTGATGTGGCGTATTGTTGGCCTGACGCTCAAACAGCGCTGCGCGTGATCGAGGAATTAGCGCCGTATGATCTGTTTTTTGTCGAAACGCCGATCGACATCGATGACTTGGAGGGATACGCCTATTTAAGTGAGCGCTCTCCTGTGCCGATCGCAGCTGGCGAATGGCAAAACACGCACTGGGAATTTCTTGATCTGGCTGATCGAGGCAAGATTCAAGTGCTTCAGCCCGACGTTGGACGCGTCGGAGGATTTTCAGAAATCCGCAAAGTCATCGATATCGCTGAACAGCGAGATCTGTTGATTGTGCCGCATTGCTGGAAAAGCGGCATCGGAATCGCCGCTAGCGCCCATTTGGCGGCTGCGACGGCGTGTTGTCCTTTCATTGAGTATTTGCCGGAATCGTTGTGCGAATCGGTATTGCGAAAAGAACTGGTGAGTTCCGGCGTACGGATGGAGAACGGCTTTATTCCTTTGCCGGAACAACCAGGACTCGGCATTGAGTTGAATATGGACGCGATTGAGCGGTATTCGGTGGATGACGTTCGCGGCCGGGGAGAATTAACGGCGGCTCCGTTCCATTGA